A genomic segment from Toxotes jaculatrix isolate fToxJac2 chromosome 6, fToxJac2.pri, whole genome shotgun sequence encodes:
- the LOC121183561 gene encoding uncharacterized protein LOC121183561 isoform X2, producing the protein MNMWMWILIGLDFITKVHGYPNSPFPDSCVTMSPIHKSRTGQLIPPQTKIPPYEVSYAEGREGEPIIVSLRGSTSFRGFMLEARQTDAANDMGPVGKFILLPSYGARLMACSRLEGSAVSHINEARKTLIQVNWTAQGEELNITFRATFVQSYSTFWEGVEVNVITPTPPSTTTSTEPSTTTSTQRPSTATSTQPSTTTSTEPSATTSTQRPSTATSTQPSTTTSTQPSTTTNTEPSTTTSSQKPNATLPEEGVPVLMSIDSYTDILKVGLLNIATNLNGHFSLSLCKGLMILCSVVCAAVEIIAVVWFYLEDSSEVTLVALVYVVIAVNFVELVIVTLPLGPSHELKEICHLAVRMCSVIHEIFAIAVIFLGVLEIDNCRQNRRESWLLKVMIAYSAWIFLFAVWVFIFSTHIKIILRRSKIVSSKRREQKRQQRQKLSAAEKIVVAASVIIIVGAWTFTIAIIVGIFRCQEK; encoded by the exons ATGAAC ATGTGGATGTGGATTTTGATCGGCCTTGACTTCATCACAAAGGTGCATGGGTATCCAAATTCTCCCTTCCCGGACTCGTGTGTAACGATGTCACCTATTCACAAGTCCAGAACAGGGCAACTTATTCCTCCTCAGACCAAAATACCGCCCTATGAGGTCTCTTAtgcagagggcagagagggagagcctATAATAG TTTCTCTCCGTGGATCCACATCATTCCGGGGATTTATGTTGGAGGCGCGACAGACAGACGCGGCCAACGACATGGGTCCTGTTGGAAAGTTCATCCTGCTTCCGTCTTATGGGGCTAGACTGATGGCATGCAGTAGATTAGAA GGCTCGGCTGTTAGTCATATAAACGAAGCTAGAAAGACGTTGATACAAGTTAACTGGACAGCACAGGGAGAAGAGCTAAATATCACTTTCAG AGCTACATTTGTTCAGTCTTACAGTACGTTCTGGGAAGGAGTGGAAGTGAATGTCATTACACCTACTCCGCCAAGTACTACAACAAGTACTGAACCAAGTACTACAACAAGTACTCAGAGGCCAAGTACTGCAACAAGTACTCAACCAAGTACTACAACAAGTACTGAACCAAGTGCTACAACAAGTACTCAGAGGCCAAGTACTGCAACAAGTACTCAACCAAGTACTACAACAAGTACTCAACCAAGTACTACAACAAATACTGAACCAAGTACTACAACAAGTTCTCAAAAGCCAAATGCTACACTTCCAGAG GAAGGAGTTCCTGTGCTGATGAGTATCGACAGTTATACTGACATACTGAAAGTG GGACTGTTAAACATAGCCACCAACCTCAATGgccacttttctctttctctgtgtaag GGGTTGATGATATTGTGCAGTGTGGTTTGTGCAGCAGTTGAAATAATTGCTGTGGTCTGGTTTTACTTGGAGGATTCCTCTGAA GTCACTCTTGTAGCTCTTGTGTATGTGGTGATAGCAGTTAATTTCGTAGAGCTGGTAATCGTCACTCTGCCATTAGGACCCAGTCATGAACT GAAGGAGATCTGTCACCTGGCTGTCAGAATGTGCTCTGTCATCCATGAGATTTTTGCAA ttgCTGTCATATTTCTTGGCGTTTTGGAGATTGACAATTGCAGGCAGAACAGAAGAGAGTCTTGGCTTCTGAAAGTGATGATCGCTTACTCTGCATGGATTTTCCTGTTTGCAGTCTGGGTTTTCATATTcagtacacacataaaaataataCTGAGGAGAAGCAAAATAG TGAGTTCAAAAAGGAGGGAGCAAAAGAggcaacaaagacaaaag CTCAGTGCAGCCGAAAAgattgttgttgctgcttcagtAATCATCATCGTTGGAGCCTGGACTTTCACTATAGCTATCATTGTTGGGATATTCAGATGTCAGGAAAAGTAG
- the LOC121183561 gene encoding uncharacterized protein LOC121183561 isoform X1 has product MNMWMWILIGLDFITKVHGYPNSPFPDSCVTMSPIHKSRTGQLIPPQTKIPPYEVSYAEGREGEPIIVSLRGSTSFRGFMLEARQTDAANDMGPVGKFILLPSYGARLMACSRLEGSAVSHINEARKTLIQVNWTAQGEELNITFRATFVQSYSTFWEGVEVNVITPTPPSTTTSTEPSTTTSTQRPSTATSTQPSTTTSTEPSATTSTQRPSTATSTQPSTTTSTQPSTTTNTEPSTTTSSQKPNATLPEEGVPVLMSIDSYTDILKVGLLNIATNLNGHFSLSLCKGLMILCSVVCAAVEIIAVVWFYLEDSSEVTLVALVYVVIAVNFVELVIVTLPLGPSHELKEICHLAVRMCSVIHEIFAIAVIFLGVLEIDNCRQNRRESWLLKVMIAYSAWIFLFAVWVFIFSTHIKIILRRSKIVSSKRREQKRQQRQKKLSAAEKIVVAASVIIIVGAWTFTIAIIVGIFRCQEK; this is encoded by the exons ATGAAC ATGTGGATGTGGATTTTGATCGGCCTTGACTTCATCACAAAGGTGCATGGGTATCCAAATTCTCCCTTCCCGGACTCGTGTGTAACGATGTCACCTATTCACAAGTCCAGAACAGGGCAACTTATTCCTCCTCAGACCAAAATACCGCCCTATGAGGTCTCTTAtgcagagggcagagagggagagcctATAATAG TTTCTCTCCGTGGATCCACATCATTCCGGGGATTTATGTTGGAGGCGCGACAGACAGACGCGGCCAACGACATGGGTCCTGTTGGAAAGTTCATCCTGCTTCCGTCTTATGGGGCTAGACTGATGGCATGCAGTAGATTAGAA GGCTCGGCTGTTAGTCATATAAACGAAGCTAGAAAGACGTTGATACAAGTTAACTGGACAGCACAGGGAGAAGAGCTAAATATCACTTTCAG AGCTACATTTGTTCAGTCTTACAGTACGTTCTGGGAAGGAGTGGAAGTGAATGTCATTACACCTACTCCGCCAAGTACTACAACAAGTACTGAACCAAGTACTACAACAAGTACTCAGAGGCCAAGTACTGCAACAAGTACTCAACCAAGTACTACAACAAGTACTGAACCAAGTGCTACAACAAGTACTCAGAGGCCAAGTACTGCAACAAGTACTCAACCAAGTACTACAACAAGTACTCAACCAAGTACTACAACAAATACTGAACCAAGTACTACAACAAGTTCTCAAAAGCCAAATGCTACACTTCCAGAG GAAGGAGTTCCTGTGCTGATGAGTATCGACAGTTATACTGACATACTGAAAGTG GGACTGTTAAACATAGCCACCAACCTCAATGgccacttttctctttctctgtgtaag GGGTTGATGATATTGTGCAGTGTGGTTTGTGCAGCAGTTGAAATAATTGCTGTGGTCTGGTTTTACTTGGAGGATTCCTCTGAA GTCACTCTTGTAGCTCTTGTGTATGTGGTGATAGCAGTTAATTTCGTAGAGCTGGTAATCGTCACTCTGCCATTAGGACCCAGTCATGAACT GAAGGAGATCTGTCACCTGGCTGTCAGAATGTGCTCTGTCATCCATGAGATTTTTGCAA ttgCTGTCATATTTCTTGGCGTTTTGGAGATTGACAATTGCAGGCAGAACAGAAGAGAGTCTTGGCTTCTGAAAGTGATGATCGCTTACTCTGCATGGATTTTCCTGTTTGCAGTCTGGGTTTTCATATTcagtacacacataaaaataataCTGAGGAGAAGCAAAATAG TGAGTTCAAAAAGGAGGGAGCAAAAGAggcaacaaagacaaaag AAGCTCAGTGCAGCCGAAAAgattgttgttgctgcttcagtAATCATCATCGTTGGAGCCTGGACTTTCACTATAGCTATCATTGTTGGGATATTCAGATGTCAGGAAAAGTAG
- the LOC121183561 gene encoding uncharacterized protein LOC121183561 isoform X3 → MLEARQTDAANDMGPVGKFILLPSYGARLMACSRLEGSAVSHINEARKTLIQVNWTAQGEELNITFRATFVQSYSTFWEGVEVNVITPTPPSTTTSTEPSTTTSTQRPSTATSTQPSTTTSTEPSATTSTQRPSTATSTQPSTTTSTQPSTTTNTEPSTTTSSQKPNATLPEEGVPVLMSIDSYTDILKVGLLNIATNLNGHFSLSLCKGLMILCSVVCAAVEIIAVVWFYLEDSSEVTLVALVYVVIAVNFVELVIVTLPLGPSHELKEICHLAVRMCSVIHEIFAIAVIFLGVLEIDNCRQNRRESWLLKVMIAYSAWIFLFAVWVFIFSTHIKIILRRSKIVSSKRREQKRQQRQKKLSAAEKIVVAASVIIIVGAWTFTIAIIVGIFRCQEK, encoded by the exons ATGTTGGAGGCGCGACAGACAGACGCGGCCAACGACATGGGTCCTGTTGGAAAGTTCATCCTGCTTCCGTCTTATGGGGCTAGACTGATGGCATGCAGTAGATTAGAA GGCTCGGCTGTTAGTCATATAAACGAAGCTAGAAAGACGTTGATACAAGTTAACTGGACAGCACAGGGAGAAGAGCTAAATATCACTTTCAG AGCTACATTTGTTCAGTCTTACAGTACGTTCTGGGAAGGAGTGGAAGTGAATGTCATTACACCTACTCCGCCAAGTACTACAACAAGTACTGAACCAAGTACTACAACAAGTACTCAGAGGCCAAGTACTGCAACAAGTACTCAACCAAGTACTACAACAAGTACTGAACCAAGTGCTACAACAAGTACTCAGAGGCCAAGTACTGCAACAAGTACTCAACCAAGTACTACAACAAGTACTCAACCAAGTACTACAACAAATACTGAACCAAGTACTACAACAAGTTCTCAAAAGCCAAATGCTACACTTCCAGAG GAAGGAGTTCCTGTGCTGATGAGTATCGACAGTTATACTGACATACTGAAAGTG GGACTGTTAAACATAGCCACCAACCTCAATGgccacttttctctttctctgtgtaag GGGTTGATGATATTGTGCAGTGTGGTTTGTGCAGCAGTTGAAATAATTGCTGTGGTCTGGTTTTACTTGGAGGATTCCTCTGAA GTCACTCTTGTAGCTCTTGTGTATGTGGTGATAGCAGTTAATTTCGTAGAGCTGGTAATCGTCACTCTGCCATTAGGACCCAGTCATGAACT GAAGGAGATCTGTCACCTGGCTGTCAGAATGTGCTCTGTCATCCATGAGATTTTTGCAA ttgCTGTCATATTTCTTGGCGTTTTGGAGATTGACAATTGCAGGCAGAACAGAAGAGAGTCTTGGCTTCTGAAAGTGATGATCGCTTACTCTGCATGGATTTTCCTGTTTGCAGTCTGGGTTTTCATATTcagtacacacataaaaataataCTGAGGAGAAGCAAAATAG TGAGTTCAAAAAGGAGGGAGCAAAAGAggcaacaaagacaaaag AAGCTCAGTGCAGCCGAAAAgattgttgttgctgcttcagtAATCATCATCGTTGGAGCCTGGACTTTCACTATAGCTATCATTGTTGGGATATTCAGATGTCAGGAAAAGTAG